Below is a genomic region from Candidatus Nealsonbacteria bacterium.
ATGTTTAAAGTATAACAAAACATTCCATAAACAACAAAAAACTAACGCAAAGCACTAACTATAGACGCATTTGATAGAGGCACCAGCTAAGTTTTTCTGCACTAACGAAATTAAGATTTAAAAAAAATATCAGAAAGAAAAAACTAACAATGACTTATGATAATGGATCTGCTTTTACTGATTACGAACTCATAAAAAAAGAAAATTGAGAATCAAAATGTTTTACTTTGGAATAGAATCCAGGTTTATCCATAAAAAAGACTTTTGATTACCCCTTTTTTCTTACTTAGAGTTTTCTAAAAGTTCAAATACTTTTTCATTTTGTAGAAGGTCCTCAATGTACACCTTCAATCTTTCAATGTCTAATTCTTTTTTAGTCTTTGGGTCATGGATTCTATTAAGATATGACTCTGATTCCTTTTGAACTTCTTCTTCAGAAACCTTAACGCCCTCTTCCTTTGCAATTTTCTGAAGTATGAGAGCTGTCATAATTCTTTTCTTAGCTCTATCTTCCCAGTCCTTCGCAATCTCTTCTTTAGTTTTTTTGATTTGCTTAAGGTAATCTTCAATTTTCATTCCAGACTGACTTAGTTGATGTTCGAATTCATGAAACATATTATCTATCTCTCTTTCTATCATTATTTCTGGAATATCAACTGATGATTCTTTGCCTATCTCTTCAATAATCTTTACTCTTAGTCTCTCTTTTTCTTTCTGTTCTTTTTCAAGCTTTACATTTTCTTCAATCTTTTTATTAAGATCATTAGGATTAGTAAAATCTCCTAAAGATTTTGCAAACTCTTCATTTATTTCCGGAAGTTGTCTTTCGTAAACTTCTAATACTTTAACATCGAAATCAATGTCTCGCTCATTTCCATCTTGAGGATTTGGCATCTTAACAGTGATGGTCTTCTCTTCTCCCTTTTTCATGCCAATTAATTGTTCCTCGAAACCTTGAATGAATTTTTTCTCTCCAACTATTATCTTGGCTTTTTCTCCTTTTATACCTTCTTGATCCACACCATCTAATTTGCCAGAAAAATCGATTTCTACCTCATCACCATCCTTAAC
It encodes:
- the tig gene encoding trigger factor, giving the protein MDFKISDKEKSKKEIEVTVSIEEMSNYFNRAVEKISSKIEIKGFRPGKAPKNIVEKNVGKEKIWHEATHDAIEDTYPRVIKESELFIISQPEIDIIISTPNNPFVYKATVSVLPEVKLPDYKSIAKKSLKDKKEIKVEKKEVEKILDTIRKTRAKTVLVNREVKDGDEVEIDFSGKLDGVDQEGIKGEKAKIIVGEKKFIQGFEEQLIGMKKGEEKTITVKMPNPQDGNERDIDFDVKVLEVYERQLPEINEEFAKSLGDFTNPNDLNKKIEENVKLEKEQKEKERLRVKIIEEIGKESSVDIPEIMIEREIDNMFHEFEHQLSQSGMKIEDYLKQIKKTKEEIAKDWEDRAKKRIMTALILQKIAKEEGVKVSEEEVQKESESYLNRIHDPKTKKELDIERLKVYIEDLLQNEKVFELLENSK